From a region of the Georgenia yuyongxinii genome:
- a CDS encoding DoxX family membrane protein produces the protein MGLPIKLRHVPARLAAGAFILNSGMGKRGMPDDGAAGLQQMAAHAFPQLKEMSPKDFGKLISTGEIALGVALLTPLVPTWLAALGLAGFSGGLLRMYTKVPGLTRSDGIRPTADGNAIAKDVFLAGIAGTLLIDELTSRRR, from the coding sequence ATGGGTTTGCCGATCAAGCTCCGCCACGTGCCCGCCAGGCTCGCCGCCGGAGCGTTCATCCTCAACTCCGGCATGGGCAAGCGCGGCATGCCGGACGACGGCGCCGCCGGCCTCCAGCAGATGGCCGCGCATGCGTTTCCCCAGCTCAAGGAGATGTCGCCGAAGGACTTCGGCAAGTTGATCTCCACGGGGGAGATCGCACTCGGCGTCGCCCTGCTGACCCCGCTCGTGCCGACCTGGCTCGCGGCCCTGGGGCTCGCGGGCTTCTCCGGCGGCCTGCTGCGCATGTACACCAAGGTGCCGGGCCTGACCAGGAGCGACGGGATCCGCCCCACGGCGGACGGCAACGCCATCGCCAAGGACGTCTTCCTCGCCGGGATCGCTGGCACGCTGCTGATCGACGAGCTCACCAGCCGCAGGCGCTGA
- a CDS encoding LLM class flavin-dependent oxidoreductase, producing MQLGIYTFGDLDTRPAAPSVSPGQRLREILERVRLAEEVGLHYAGIGEHHRPDYSISSPATVIAAALAQTSHIHVGSAVTVLSTEDPVRVYQQFATMDQFSGGRVELLAGRGSFIESFPLFGANLEDYDELYEEKLDLLLALDRGNPVTWSGRFRPPLTGAEIWPRPTDKPGLGERLHIGIATGGSPASSVRAGTLGLPVNYAVIGGEPRRFAPLVELYRQAHNKAGHPAATQHVSVSVHGFLAETDVAALETFYPYQLDAGTKIARERGFALPNRISYEMQASGHGAFVVGSPEAVAERILTLHGYLGHDRQNFQMDVSGMPQPESLKAIEMLGRARELVDAELGGEPVTR from the coding sequence ATGCAGCTCGGTATCTACACCTTCGGCGACCTCGACACCCGTCCCGCCGCCCCATCTGTCTCGCCCGGCCAGCGCCTGCGGGAGATCCTCGAACGAGTCCGGCTCGCCGAGGAGGTCGGGCTCCACTACGCGGGGATCGGCGAGCACCATCGGCCGGACTACTCCATCTCCTCCCCGGCCACCGTGATCGCCGCCGCCCTGGCGCAGACCTCGCACATCCACGTGGGCTCCGCGGTGACGGTGCTGTCCACCGAGGACCCGGTGCGGGTGTATCAGCAGTTCGCGACGATGGACCAGTTCTCGGGTGGCCGGGTCGAGCTGCTCGCCGGCAGAGGCTCTTTCATCGAGTCCTTCCCGCTCTTCGGCGCGAACCTGGAGGACTACGACGAGCTCTACGAGGAGAAGCTGGATCTGCTGCTCGCGCTCGACCGCGGCAACCCGGTGACGTGGTCGGGCCGATTCCGCCCGCCGCTGACGGGCGCCGAGATCTGGCCCCGGCCCACCGATAAGCCGGGCCTGGGGGAGCGGTTGCACATCGGAATCGCGACGGGCGGGTCGCCGGCCTCCTCCGTGCGGGCGGGCACGCTCGGGCTGCCGGTGAACTACGCCGTCATCGGGGGCGAGCCCCGCCGCTTCGCCCCTCTCGTGGAGCTCTACCGGCAGGCGCACAACAAGGCCGGGCACCCGGCCGCGACCCAGCACGTCTCGGTCTCCGTGCACGGGTTCCTCGCCGAGACCGACGTGGCGGCCCTCGAGACCTTCTACCCCTACCAGCTCGACGCCGGCACGAAGATCGCGCGGGAGCGCGGGTTCGCGCTGCCCAACCGGATCTCCTACGAGATGCAGGCGAGCGGGCACGGTGCCTTCGTGGTCGGCTCGCCCGAGGCGGTGGCCGAGAGGATCCTGACCCTCCACGGCTACCTCGGGCACGACCGGCAGAACTTCCAGATGGACGTCTCCGGCATGCCCCAGCCCGAGTCGCTCAAGGCCATCGAGATGCTCGGCCGCGCCCGGGAGCTCGTGGACGCCGAGCTGGGCGGCGAGCCAGTGACCCGCTGA
- the smpB gene encoding SsrA-binding protein SmpB — MAGTKAGSNRPTQAQKAKAEADARKVVARNKKALHDYHIDDRLEAGLSLTGTEVKALRMGRASLVDGWVEIDRGEAWLHNVHIPEYAQGSWTNHGPKRKRKLLLHKQEIEKLGVKTREKGHTIVPLELYFVRGKVKVEIALARGKQEWDKRQTLREKQDEREAQRAMSLRKHL, encoded by the coding sequence GTGGCGGGCACGAAGGCCGGGTCGAACAGGCCGACCCAGGCGCAGAAGGCCAAGGCCGAGGCGGACGCCCGCAAGGTCGTGGCACGCAACAAGAAGGCCCTCCACGACTACCACATCGACGACCGGCTCGAGGCGGGGCTCTCCCTGACCGGGACCGAGGTCAAGGCACTGCGCATGGGCCGGGCCTCCCTCGTGGACGGCTGGGTGGAGATCGACCGCGGTGAGGCGTGGCTGCACAACGTCCACATCCCCGAGTACGCCCAGGGGTCCTGGACCAACCACGGTCCCAAGCGCAAGCGCAAGCTGCTGCTCCACAAGCAGGAGATCGAGAAGCTGGGTGTGAAGACCCGCGAGAAGGGGCACACGATCGTGCCGCTCGAGCTGTACTTCGTGCGCGGCAAGGTCAAGGTCGAGATCGCCCTCGCCCGCGGGAAGCAGGAGTGGGACAAGCGCCAGACCCTGCGGGAGAAGCAGGACGAGCGCGAGGCGCAGCGGGCGATGAGCCTGCGGAAGCACCTGTAG